One genomic window of Quercus lobata isolate SW786 chromosome 9, ValleyOak3.0 Primary Assembly, whole genome shotgun sequence includes the following:
- the LOC115958835 gene encoding probable serine/threonine protein kinase IRE, whose amino-acid sequence MSDPQQDPATTSSPSSSTATTPLSLRSKLRKIPRIPTRRRSSKHDQSENENEDEEEEEEEEEEGDENDGVVDPGNGERDSAEPILEPSSLGLNHIRTRSSHSPLRFTSLNDDAPPTTTTTTTAASVAASGTAESNMSKIPITIPIKSVFSRHPAMLNSDQQIRKKVHWSETRAMRAPSPLNLGLSLGFEVNHASAFAKEIHSPRFQAILRVTSGRKNRNHDIKSFSHELNSKGVRPFPIWKSRAFGYVEEIMVAVRAKFDKLKQEVNSDLGAYAGDMVGMLDKTSESHPEWKEGLEDLLVVAQRCAKMPSTEFWVKCEGIVQNLDDRRQELPMGILKQAHTRLLFILTRCTRLVQFQKESGFEEDHILGLHQCSDLGEYSATQPDFSGPFNVKELSKKQVKKSNGQEKGSQINKKGQAEQDTSNGADEVEVNTARSNDSASSNYRMSSWKKLPGAAGKNKKGYDALESPSKTGELQIKDEKKTGGEEGIENLDTLPCHPEQSEASAGLQRVNLWDQQNVAYEDLMICRICEVEIPTVHVEQHSQICTIADRCDLKGLTVNERLERVAETLERILESWTAKSTPRSADSPRGSFEVARESTLSTHYLDDMSPNKPNSLACIFSEGVLDCVPDADNNLVIDDRCAKASSGGTLTPRSPLLTPRTNQIELLLNGWSALSEHENYQQINKLLDIARSVANVNNCDYVALEYMIDKLEELKYAIQDRKVDALVVETFGRRIEKLLQEKYVHLCGQIDDEKVDSNGMVDEESSVEDDTGRSLRTSPINQSSKDRTSIEDFEIIKPISRGAFGRVFLARKRATGDLFAIKVLKKADMIRKNAVESILAERDILISVRNPFVVRFFYSFTCRENLYLVMEYINGGDLYSLLRNLGCLDEDMARVYISEIVLALEYLHSLNVIHRDLKPDNLLIGQNGHLKLTDFGLSKVGLMNSTDDLSGPPDSSTGFFGDDEPKSETSSKREQRQKQAVVGTPDYLAPEILLGMGHGATADWWSVGVILYEMLVGIPPFNAEHPLQIFDNIINRDIHWPKIPEEMSYEAHDLINKLLTENSVQRLGATGAKEVKQHPFFKDINWDTLARQKAMFIPTAEGHDTSYFMSRYIWNIEDDHVTGGSDFDDLTETCSSGSYNYEHDEYGDECGILADFNGPNLAVKYSFSNFSFKNLSQLASINFDLVVKSSKESLDN is encoded by the exons ATGTCGGACCCTCAGCAAGACCCGGCTACGACGTCGTCTCCATCATCTTCAACCGCCACCACTCCGCTTTCCTTACGATCCAAGCTCCGGAAAATCCCACGCATCCCAACCCGACGTCGTTCATCGAAGCATGACCAATCCGAAAACGAAAacgaagatgaagaagaagaagaagaagaagaagaagaaggtgatgAAAACGATGGCGTAGTGGACCCCGGTAATGGTGAGAGAGATTCGGCGGAGCCGATTCTGGAACCGTCGTCGTTGGGGCTTAATCACATTCGAACTCGCTCATCTCATTCGCCGCTGCGATTCACGTCGTTGAACGACGATGCTCCTCCGACAACAACGACGACGACGACGGCGGCGTCGGTGGCTGCTTCAGGCACCGCCGAGTCCAACATGTCTAAGATCCCGATCACGATCCCGATCAAATCGGTCTTTTCTCGCCACCCTGCCATGTTAAACTCAGACCAACAAATTC GGAAAAAGGTTCATTGGAGTGAAACTAGAGCGATGAGAGCGCCATCGCCACTCAATCTAGGGCTCAGTTTAGGGTTTGAG GTTAATCATGCATCAGCATTTGCCAAGGAAATACATTCGCCTCGTTTCCAAGCGATACTGCGCGTGACGAGTGGGCGTAAGAATAGAAATCATGATATCAAGAGCTTCTCTCATGAGCTCAACTCCAAAGGAGTTCGTCCATTTCCGATTTGGAAGTCTCGCGCATTCGGCTACGTGGAG gagATTATGGTGGCAGTAAGGGCAAAGTTTGACAAGTTAAAGCAAGAGGTTAATTCTGATTTAGGTGCATATGCTGGAGACATGGTGGGTATGCTTGATAAGACCTCAGAGTCTCACCCTGAATGGAAGGAGGGGTTGGAGGATTTGTTGGTGGTTGCTCAGCGCTGTGCAAAGATGCCATCTACTGAATTTTGGGTGAAGTGTGAAGGAATTGTACAGAATTTGGATGACCGGAGACAGGAGCTACCAATGGGGATCCTCAAACAAGCACATACCCGCCTACTTTTTATCCTCACTCGTTGCACCCGGCTTGTGCAGTTCCAGAAAGAGAGTGGTTTTGAAGAAGATCACATCCTGGGACTTCATCAGTGCAGTGATCTTGGAGAGTATTCAGCTACACAGCCGGACTTTAGTGGGCCATTTAATGTGAAGGAGTTGAGTAAGAAGCAGGTAAAGAAGTCTAATGGGCAGGAAAAAGGAAGTCAGATTAATAAGAAAGGTCAAGCAGAACAAGATACCAGTAATGGAGCTGATGAGGTGGAAGTCAACACTGCCAGGAGTAATGATTCAGCTTCAAGTAACTATAGAATGTCATCTTGGAAGAAACTTCCTGGTGCTGctgggaaaaataaaaagggctATGATGCTCTTGAGTCACCCTCAAAGACGGGTGAGCTGCAaattaaagatgaaaaaaaaactgGTGGTGAGGAGGGTATTGAAAATCTGGATACTCTGCCATGCCACCCTGAACAGTCAGAGGCTTCTGCAGGGTTACAGAGAGTCAATCTCTGGGATCAGCAAAATGTTGCATATGAGGATTTGATGATCTGTCGTATTTGTGAGGTAGAAATACCAACTGTGCATGTAGAACAGCACTCTCAAATATGTACAATTGCTGATAGATGTGACTTGAAAGGCTTAACTGTTAATGAACGGCTTGAAAGAGTTGCTGAGACTCTTGAAAGGATCCTGGAATCTTGGACTGCAAAGAGCACGCCTAGAAGCGCCGATAGTCCAAGAGGATCTTTTGAGGTTGCTAGAGAGTCTACATTAAGTACGCATTACTTAGATGATATGTCACCTAATAAGCCAAATAGCTTGGCTTGTATATTCTCTGAAGGTGTGCTTGACTGTGTCCCTGATGCTGATAATAACCTTGTCATAGATGACCGATGCGCGAAAGCCTCATCAGGAGGAACCTTGACACCGCGATCACCATTATTAACACCACGAACCAACCAGATTGAATTGCTTTTGAATGGATGGAGTGCTTTATCAGAGCATGAGAATTATCAGCAG ATAAACAAGTTGCTGGATATTGCTCGTTCTGTTGCAAATGTAAATAATTGTGACTACGTTGCATTGGAGTACATGATTGACAAGCTGGAAGAACTAAAATATGCCATCCAGGACAGAAAGGTGGATGCCCTTGTTGTAGAGACTTTTGGAAGACGTATAGAGAAACTATTGCA GGAAAAATATGTACATCTTTGTGGGCAGATAGACGATGAAAAAGTAGACTCAAATGGCATGGTTGATGAAGAGAGTTCCGTGGAAGATGATACAGGTCGCAGTTTACGCACAAGCCCTATTAATCAATCTTCTAAGGATCGGACATCGATAGaagattttgaaataataaaaccaattagTAGGGGGGCATTTGGACGAGTTTTTCTTGCCCGGAAAAGAGCAACTGGTGACTTATTTGCTATAAAG GTTTTAAAGAAGGCTGACATGATCCGTAAAAATGCGGTTGAAAGTATTTTGGCGGAGCGTGACATCCTTATATCAGTTCGCAATCCTTTTGTG GTCCGGTTTTTCTACTCCTTCACATGCAGGGAAAATCTATATTTGGTCATGGAGTATATAAATGGTGGAGATCTCTACTCTTTATTGAGAAATTTAGGCTGCTTGGATGAAGACATGGCCCGTGTTTATATTTCAGAAATT GTTCTTGCTTTGGAGTACCTGCATTCTTTAAATGTTATTCATAGAGACTTGAAGCCTGACAATTTGTTGATTGGTCAAAATGGTCACCTCAAG TTGACAGATTTTGGGCTTTCAAAGGTTGGTCTTATGAATAGCACAGATGACTTATCAGGTCCACCAGATAGCAGTACAGGTTTTTTTGGAGATGATGAACCAAAGAGTGAAACTTCATCAAAAAGAGAACAGCGCCAAAAACAAGCAGTTGTGGGCACCCCTGATTATTTGGCACCTGAGATACTTCTTGGCATGGGACATG GTGCAACTGCAGATTGGTGGTCTGTGGGTGTTATCCTTTATGAGATGCTTGTGGGTATTCCACCATTCAATGCTGAACATCCACTG CAAATTTTTGACAATATAATAAACAGAGATATACATTGGCCAAAGATACCTGAAGAGATGAGCTATGAAGCACATGATTTGATTAACAA ATTGCTGACTGAAAATTCAGTTCAAAGACTAGGAGCAACTGGTGCCAAGGAG GTGAAGCAACATCCTTTCTTCAAGGATATAAACTGGGATACACTTGCCAGGCAgaag GCTATGTTCATACCAACAGCAGAAGGACATGATACAAGTTATTTTATGAGCCGGTACATATGGAATATAGAAGATGATCATGTCACTGGAGGTAGTGACTTTGATGATTTGACTGAAACATGCAGCAGCGGATCATACAACTACGAACATGATGAATAT GGTGACGAATGTGGCATTTTGGCAGATTTCAATGGCCCAAACCTTGCGGTGAAGTACTCATTTAGTAATTTCTCATTCAAG AACTTGTCTCAGCTGGCTTCTATCAATTTCGATCTGGTTGTGAAGAGCTCCAAGGAATCGCTAGACAATTAG